A genomic stretch from Lathyrus oleraceus cultivar Zhongwan6 chromosome 2, CAAS_Psat_ZW6_1.0, whole genome shotgun sequence includes:
- the LOC127120469 gene encoding glucan endo-1,3-beta-glucosidase 12 isoform X1, with protein sequence MNMKSLFHFVFLFSLALSVSILVSGQQQSLEFLNLCETSEDIVQASSNSESPIAVSLNNENLNHVSNNILLAETWLRSNIFPFYPSSKITNIVVKTSTFCQQDQILNQNNLILVLSALKNLHHSLKRWGLEHDIKVSIALDLHCFHFNPNTDLKMVKPMTEFLQSVNSTFSLIQNSDKNPNFITSHLESMKKLGFFNLNNIINIATIVPKEREPITITKTRKLYVTTIPVKPTPFPEIAQPPLNFPVGSPSNLPNSEPLPPLAQIVSSPPPISSPGFSPQEQPSPLPPQFLAPPANSPHYGFTLPPCNPDYTGSPSHSPSPYPQTVPVQKLWCVAKPSVPEETLQQALDYACGEGGADCMEITTSQGNCFYPDNLVAHASYAFNSYWQKHKKNGGTCNFGGTAMLIHSDPSFLHCRFILS encoded by the exons ATGAATATGAAGAGTCTATTTCATTTTGTCTTTCTTTTCTCTCTAGCTCTTTCTG TTTCCATTTTAGTTTCTGGTCAACAACAATCTCTTGAGTTTCTTAACCTATGTGAAACAAGTGAAGACATTGTACAAGCTTCATCAAACAGTGAGTCTCCTATTGCTGTTTCTCTGAACAATGAAAACCTCAATCATGTCTCTAACAACATTTTACTAGCTGAAACATGGCTTAGGTCAAATATTTTCCCATTTTACCCTTCATCAAAAATCACCAACATTGTTGTAAAAACCTCAACTTTCTGTCAACAAGACCAAATCCTAAACCAAAACAACCTTATTCTGGTTCTCTCTGCTTTGAAAAACCTCCATCACTCACTCAAAAGATGGGGTTTAGAACACGACATCAAAGTTTCCATTGCTCTTGATTTACATTGTTTTCATTTTAACCCAAACACTGATTTGAAAATGGTTAAACCCATGACTGAGTTTCTCCAATCTGTTAACTCAACATTCTCCCTCATCCAAAATTCAGATAAAAATCCAAACTTTATCACTTCCCACTTAGAATCCATGAAAAAGCTTGGAtttttcaacctcaacaacaTCATAAACATTGCTACCATTGTCCCAAAAGAGAGAGAACCCATAACCATAACCAAAACAAGAAAACTTTATGTCACCACAATCCCTGTTAAACCAACCCCATTTCCAGAAATCGCTCAACCCCCTTTGAATTTCCCTGTTGGGTCACCTTCAAATCTACCAAATTCAGAACCTTTACCACCTTTAGCTCAAATAGTTTCATCACCCCCACCAATTTCTTCTCCCGGTTTCTCCCCTCAAGAACAACCATCACCACTTCCACCACAGTTTCTTGCTCCTCCTGCTAACTCTCCTCATTATGGTTTCACTCTACCACCTTGCAATCCAGATTATACCGGTTCACCTTCACATTCACCTTCACCTTATCCACAAACAGTTCCTGTTCAGAAACTTTGGTGCGTTGCAAAGCCTAGTGTTCCTGAAGAAACACTGCAACAAGCTTTGGATTATGCTTGTGGTGAAGGTGGTGCTGATTGTATGGAGATAACAACCTCACAAGGGAATTGTTTCTACCCTGATAATTTAGTTGCTCATGCTTCTTATGCTTTCAACAGTTACTGGCAGAAACATAAGAAAAATGGTGGAACGTGTAACTTTGGCGGAACTGCTATGTTGATTCATTCTGATCCAA GTTTCCTTCACTGTAGGTTCATTCTGAGCTAG
- the LOC127120469 gene encoding glucan endo-1,3-beta-glucosidase 12 isoform X2, with translation MNMKSLFHFVFLFSLALSVSGQQQSLEFLNLCETSEDIVQASSNSESPIAVSLNNENLNHVSNNILLAETWLRSNIFPFYPSSKITNIVVKTSTFCQQDQILNQNNLILVLSALKNLHHSLKRWGLEHDIKVSIALDLHCFHFNPNTDLKMVKPMTEFLQSVNSTFSLIQNSDKNPNFITSHLESMKKLGFFNLNNIINIATIVPKEREPITITKTRKLYVTTIPVKPTPFPEIAQPPLNFPVGSPSNLPNSEPLPPLAQIVSSPPPISSPGFSPQEQPSPLPPQFLAPPANSPHYGFTLPPCNPDYTGSPSHSPSPYPQTVPVQKLWCVAKPSVPEETLQQALDYACGEGGADCMEITTSQGNCFYPDNLVAHASYAFNSYWQKHKKNGGTCNFGGTAMLIHSDPSFLHCRFILS, from the exons ATGAATATGAAGAGTCTATTTCATTTTGTCTTTCTTTTCTCTCTAGCTCTTTCTG TTTCTGGTCAACAACAATCTCTTGAGTTTCTTAACCTATGTGAAACAAGTGAAGACATTGTACAAGCTTCATCAAACAGTGAGTCTCCTATTGCTGTTTCTCTGAACAATGAAAACCTCAATCATGTCTCTAACAACATTTTACTAGCTGAAACATGGCTTAGGTCAAATATTTTCCCATTTTACCCTTCATCAAAAATCACCAACATTGTTGTAAAAACCTCAACTTTCTGTCAACAAGACCAAATCCTAAACCAAAACAACCTTATTCTGGTTCTCTCTGCTTTGAAAAACCTCCATCACTCACTCAAAAGATGGGGTTTAGAACACGACATCAAAGTTTCCATTGCTCTTGATTTACATTGTTTTCATTTTAACCCAAACACTGATTTGAAAATGGTTAAACCCATGACTGAGTTTCTCCAATCTGTTAACTCAACATTCTCCCTCATCCAAAATTCAGATAAAAATCCAAACTTTATCACTTCCCACTTAGAATCCATGAAAAAGCTTGGAtttttcaacctcaacaacaTCATAAACATTGCTACCATTGTCCCAAAAGAGAGAGAACCCATAACCATAACCAAAACAAGAAAACTTTATGTCACCACAATCCCTGTTAAACCAACCCCATTTCCAGAAATCGCTCAACCCCCTTTGAATTTCCCTGTTGGGTCACCTTCAAATCTACCAAATTCAGAACCTTTACCACCTTTAGCTCAAATAGTTTCATCACCCCCACCAATTTCTTCTCCCGGTTTCTCCCCTCAAGAACAACCATCACCACTTCCACCACAGTTTCTTGCTCCTCCTGCTAACTCTCCTCATTATGGTTTCACTCTACCACCTTGCAATCCAGATTATACCGGTTCACCTTCACATTCACCTTCACCTTATCCACAAACAGTTCCTGTTCAGAAACTTTGGTGCGTTGCAAAGCCTAGTGTTCCTGAAGAAACACTGCAACAAGCTTTGGATTATGCTTGTGGTGAAGGTGGTGCTGATTGTATGGAGATAACAACCTCACAAGGGAATTGTTTCTACCCTGATAATTTAGTTGCTCATGCTTCTTATGCTTTCAACAGTTACTGGCAGAAACATAAGAAAAATGGTGGAACGTGTAACTTTGGCGGAACTGCTATGTTGATTCATTCTGATCCAA GTTTCCTTCACTGTAGGTTCATTCTGAGCTAG